Proteins encoded in a region of the Homo sapiens chromosome 9, GRCh38.p14 Primary Assembly genome:
- the NUTM2G gene encoding NUT family member 2G isoform 2 (isoform 2 is encoded by transcript variant 2), protein MASNGAYPVLGPGVTVNPGTSLSVFTALPFATPSPGPTHRPPLVTAVVPPAGPLVLSAFPSTPLVAGQDGRGPSGAGASNVFVQMRTEVGPVKPPQAQTLILTQAPLVWQAPGTLCGGVMCPPPLLLAAAPGVPVTSAQVVGGTQACEGGWSHGLPLPPPPPAAQVAPIVSPGNAGPWPQGAHGEGSLAPSQAKARPDDSCKPKSVYENFRLWQHYKPLARRHLPQSPDTEALSCFLIPVLRSLARRKPTMTLEEGLWRAMREWQHTSNFDRMIFYEMAAKFLEFEAEEEMQIQKSQWMKGPQSLPPPAPPRLEPRGPPAPEVVKQPVYLPSKDGPKAPTACLPPPRPQRPAETKAHLPPPRPPRPAETKVPEEIPPEVVQEYVDIMEELLGSHPGDTGEPEGQREKGKVEQPQEEDGMTSDPGLLSYIDKLCSQEDFVTKVEAVIHPRFLEELLSPDPQMDFLALSQELEQEEGLTLAQLVEKRLLSLKEKGCGRAAPRHGTARLDSSPSEFAAGQEAAREVPDPQQRVSVETSPPQTAAQDPQGQGRVRTGMARSEDPAVLLGCQDSPRLKAVRPTSPPQDHRPTCPGLGTKDALGLPGESPVKESHGLAKGSSEETELPGMVYVVGSHHRLRPWRLSQSPVPSSGLLSPGGRGPQGALQSPSAQKRGLSPSPSPASKSKKRPLFGSPSPAEKTPHPGPGLRVSGEQSLAWGLGGPSQSQKRKGDPLASRRKKKRHCSQ, encoded by the exons ATGGCTTCAAATGGAG CATACCCAGTGCTGGGACCCGGCGTGACCGTGAACCCTGGCACCTCCCTGTCTGTGTTCACGGCTCTGCCCTTTGCCACACCCTCTCCCGGCCCAACACACAGGCCGCCCCTCGTGACTGCAGTGGTTCCTCCAGCCGGCCCTCTGGTgctctctgccttccccagcaCCCCTCTAGTGGCAGGACAGGATGGCCGCGGCCCAAGTGGGGCTGGGGCTTCCAACGTCTTTGTCCAGATGAGGACAGAAGTGGGGCCTGTGAAGCCCCCTCAGGCACAGACCTTGATCCTAACTCAGGCCCCCCTCGTCTGGCAGGCTCCAGGCACCCTCTGTGGAGGTGTCATGTGTCCACCTCCCCTACTCCTGGCAGCTGCTCCTGGGGTGCCCGTTACCTCTGCCCAGGTGGTTGGGGGCACCCAGGCCTGTGAGGGAGGCTGGTCCCATGGCCTTCctcttccaccaccaccaccggcTGCCCAGGTGGCCCCCATCGTGTCCCCAGGGAACGCTGGGCCATGGCCACAAGGGGCTCATGGAGAGGGCAGCCTGGCTCCCTCCCAGGCCAAGGCCCGGCCGGACGACTCCTGTAAACCCAAGAGTGTCTATGAGAACTTCCGACTCTGGCAGCACTACAAGCCCCTGGCCCGGAGGCACCTTCCCCAGAGTCCTGACACTGAAGCGCTTTCCTGCTTCCTCAT CCCAGTTCTCCGATCCCTGGCCCGGCGGAAGCCCACCATGACGCTGGAGGAGGGACTGTGGCGGGCCATGCGGGAATGGCAGCACACGAGCAACTTTGACCGGATGATTTTCTACGAGATGGCGGCAAA gttcctggagtttgaggctgaggaggagatgCAGATTCAGAAATCGCAGTGGATGAAGGGGCCCCAGAgcctgcctcctccagccccGCCGAGGCTTGAACCTCGAGGACCCCCTGCCCCTGAGGTGGTCAAGCAGCCAG tgTACCTTCCCAGCAAGGATGGCCCCAAGGCCCCGACTGCCTGCCTGCCACCACCCAGGCCCCAGAGGCCAGCGGAGACCAAGGCCCACCTGCCACCACCCAGGCCCCCGAGGCCAGCAGAGACCAAGGTCCCTGAGGAGATCCCCCCTGAAGTGGTGCAGGAGTATGTGGACATCATGGAGGAGCTGCTGGGGTCTCACCCTGGGGACACAGGGGAGCCTGAGGGACAACGGGAAAAGGGCAAAGTGGAGCAGCCGCAGGAAGAGGACGGGATGACCTCAGACCCGGGCCTCCTGAGCTACATTGACAAGCTGTGTTCCCAGGAAGACTTTGTCACCAAG GTGGAGGCCGTCATTCACCCCCGATTCCTGGAAGAATTGCTTTCCCCAGATCCACAGATGGATTTCTTGGCCCTAAGCCAggagctggagcaggaggaaggactCACCCTTGCCCAG CTAGTGGAGAAGCGCCTCCTGTCCTTGAAGGAGAAAGGGTGCGGGAGGGCAGCCCCTCGACATGGCACGGCCAGGTTGGACTCAAGTCCTTCTGAGTTTGCAGCTGGCCAAGAAGCAGCGAGAgaggtccctgacccccaacaAAGGGTCAGCGTGGAAACCTCCCCACCCCAGACGGCTGCCCAGGACCCTCAGGGACAGGGCAGAGTGCGCACTGGCATGGCCAGGTCCGAAGACCCTGCTGTGCTTTTGGGATGTCAGGACTCCCCCAGGCTGAAGGCTGTCCGGCCAACCTCTCCTCCCCAGGACCACAGACCCACCTGCCCCGGCCTGGGGACCAAGGACGCCTTGGGTCTCCCTGGAGAGTCTCCTGTCAAGGAGTCACATGGGCTGGCTAAGGGGTCAAGTGAGGAGACGGAACTCCCTGGCATGGTCTATGTCGTGGGTTCCCACCACAGGCTGAGGCCCTGGAGGCTGTCCCAGAGCCCTGTCCCTTCCTCGGGCCTTCTcagcccaggagggagaggacCCCAGGGAGCTCTTCAATCTCCATCTGCTCAGAAAAGAGGCCTCAGCCCATCACCTTCTCCTGCCAGCAAGTCCAAGAAGCGACCTCTCTTTGGAAGCCCATCCCCTGCTGAAAAGACACCGCACCCAGGGCCTGGGCTCAGGGTCTCTGGGGAGCAATCCCTGGCTTGGGGGCTGGGTGGCCCCTCACAGTCTCAAAAGAGAAAGGGTGACCCCTTGGCCTCCAGGAGGAAGAAGAAGCGGCATTGTAGCCAGTAG
- the NUTM2G gene encoding NUT family member 2G isoform 1 (isoform 1 is encoded by transcript variant 1) has translation MASNGAYPVLGPGVTVNPGTSLSVFTALPFATPSPGPTHRPPLVTAVVPPAGPLVLSAFPSTPLVAGQDGRGPSGAGASNVFVQMRTEVGPVKPPQAQTLILTQAPLVWQAPGTLCGGVMCPPPLLLAAAPGVPVTSAQVVGGTQACEGGWSHGLPLPPPPPAAQVAPIVSPGNAGPWPQGAHGEGSLAPSQAKARPDDSCKPKSVYENFRLWQHYKPLARRHLPQSPDTEALSCFLIPVLRSLARRKPTMTLEEGLWRAMREWQHTSNFDRMIFYEMAAKFLEFEAEEEMQIQKSQWMKGPQSLPPPAPPRLEPRGPPAPEVVKQPVYLPSKDGPKAPTACLPPPRPQRPAETKAHLPPPRPPRPAETKVPEEIPPEVVQEYVDIMEELLGSHPGDTGEPEGQREKGKVEQPQEEDGMTSDPGLLSYIDKLCSQEDFVTKVEAVIHPRFLEELLSPDPQMDFLALSQELEQEEGLTLAQGAPSDALGTDRC, from the exons ATGGCTTCAAATGGAG CATACCCAGTGCTGGGACCCGGCGTGACCGTGAACCCTGGCACCTCCCTGTCTGTGTTCACGGCTCTGCCCTTTGCCACACCCTCTCCCGGCCCAACACACAGGCCGCCCCTCGTGACTGCAGTGGTTCCTCCAGCCGGCCCTCTGGTgctctctgccttccccagcaCCCCTCTAGTGGCAGGACAGGATGGCCGCGGCCCAAGTGGGGCTGGGGCTTCCAACGTCTTTGTCCAGATGAGGACAGAAGTGGGGCCTGTGAAGCCCCCTCAGGCACAGACCTTGATCCTAACTCAGGCCCCCCTCGTCTGGCAGGCTCCAGGCACCCTCTGTGGAGGTGTCATGTGTCCACCTCCCCTACTCCTGGCAGCTGCTCCTGGGGTGCCCGTTACCTCTGCCCAGGTGGTTGGGGGCACCCAGGCCTGTGAGGGAGGCTGGTCCCATGGCCTTCctcttccaccaccaccaccggcTGCCCAGGTGGCCCCCATCGTGTCCCCAGGGAACGCTGGGCCATGGCCACAAGGGGCTCATGGAGAGGGCAGCCTGGCTCCCTCCCAGGCCAAGGCCCGGCCGGACGACTCCTGTAAACCCAAGAGTGTCTATGAGAACTTCCGACTCTGGCAGCACTACAAGCCCCTGGCCCGGAGGCACCTTCCCCAGAGTCCTGACACTGAAGCGCTTTCCTGCTTCCTCAT CCCAGTTCTCCGATCCCTGGCCCGGCGGAAGCCCACCATGACGCTGGAGGAGGGACTGTGGCGGGCCATGCGGGAATGGCAGCACACGAGCAACTTTGACCGGATGATTTTCTACGAGATGGCGGCAAA gttcctggagtttgaggctgaggaggagatgCAGATTCAGAAATCGCAGTGGATGAAGGGGCCCCAGAgcctgcctcctccagccccGCCGAGGCTTGAACCTCGAGGACCCCCTGCCCCTGAGGTGGTCAAGCAGCCAG tgTACCTTCCCAGCAAGGATGGCCCCAAGGCCCCGACTGCCTGCCTGCCACCACCCAGGCCCCAGAGGCCAGCGGAGACCAAGGCCCACCTGCCACCACCCAGGCCCCCGAGGCCAGCAGAGACCAAGGTCCCTGAGGAGATCCCCCCTGAAGTGGTGCAGGAGTATGTGGACATCATGGAGGAGCTGCTGGGGTCTCACCCTGGGGACACAGGGGAGCCTGAGGGACAACGGGAAAAGGGCAAAGTGGAGCAGCCGCAGGAAGAGGACGGGATGACCTCAGACCCGGGCCTCCTGAGCTACATTGACAAGCTGTGTTCCCAGGAAGACTTTGTCACCAAG GTGGAGGCCGTCATTCACCCCCGATTCCTGGAAGAATTGCTTTCCCCAGATCCACAGATGGATTTCTTGGCCCTAAGCCAggagctggagcaggaggaaggactCACCCTTGCCCAG GGGGCCCCTTCAGATGCTCTGGGGACTGACAGATGCTGA